From a single Larimichthys crocea isolate SSNF chromosome XIII, L_crocea_2.0, whole genome shotgun sequence genomic region:
- the LOC104934473 gene encoding zinc finger protein 771, with translation MSKIEMLRLLITQRLTEAAEDIFGVFGRTIAEYEDQITRSRLEIDRQRRLLELSTKPRISVHGDRTAVSEQQDWSCGLDLNELKPPHIKEEEQEEQEEQEEEQEELWPPQQEATQVGEQNDVKFVLFRSGGARTELDDDHMTSLSKDQQQPGTSLVLDEDGADASDPASGNAQLDCGDLEAAALSEVVDSYICTICGRAFAQRRHWAKHVQVHRKVDNKADKSYTCDICGKKLTRFDGYQKHLRIHTGEKPYCCDECGRRFSDNSNYKRHIRTHARQKTPQS, from the exons ATGTCAAAGATCGAGATGCTCCGGCTGCTCATCACCCAGCGGCTCACCGAGGCCGCGGAGGACATCTTCGGCGTGTTCGGGAGAACCATCGCCGAGTACGAGGACCAGATCACCCGGTCCAGGCTGGAGATAGACCGGCAGAGACGGCTACTGGAGCTCAGCACCAAGCCCAGGATCAGCGTGCACGGGgacaggacag CTGTCTCCGAGCAGCAGGACTGGAGCTGTGGTCTGGACCTGAACGAGCTGAAGCCTCCTCACATcaaagaggaggagcaggaggagcaggaggagcaggaggaggagcaggaggagctgtgGCCGCCTCAGCAGGAGGCGACTCAGGTGGGGGAGCAGAACGACGTGAAGTTCGTGTTGTTCCGGAGCGGCGGGGCGAGAACCGAGCTGGACGACGATCACATGACCTCGCTGTCAAAGGACCAGCAGCAGCCGGGCACGTCGCTCGTGCTCGACGAGGACGGCGCCGACGCTTCGGACCCGGCTTCAGGTAACGCCCAGCTGGACTGCGGCGACCTGGAGGCGGCGGCGCTGTCCGAGGTGGTGGACTCGTACATCTGCACCATCTGCGGCCGAGCGTTCGCTCAGCGCAGACACTGGGCCAAACACGTCCAGGTCCACCGCAAGGTGGACAACAAAGCGGACAAGTCGTACACCTGCGACATCTGCGGGAAGAAGCTGACCCGCTTCGACGGATACCAGAAACATCTGAGGATCCACACGGGCGAGAAGCCGTACTGCTGCGACGAGTGCGGACGCAGGTTCAGCGACAACTCCAACTACAAACGACACATCCGCACGCACGCCAGACAGAAAACGCCGCAGAGCTGA